One Uloborus diversus isolate 005 chromosome 7, Udiv.v.3.1, whole genome shotgun sequence genomic window, cgcttatatttttattttttagaaattcaataatccttttgaacagactatggagaccggattcgttaaagcacaatctaaataatcttcctcatgtaacatcaatgatgatattcgaatctttccgagaggatgagaggtttaatgttccagaaacgcgaggagataagccttttacgtttcctcttcgaagtcgaatgcgtgctTCTccccttcggcttctcccctatcggaagagcgcatgacgtcacttcctatgccatttgacgtcacaagcgcttgaactttaaaaattaattaaaaaaaaaactacttatcgtatcgcaaaaattttttcacctatgatgttcatacatgttactctatcatataaaaataaaattgaaaaatcgaaaacttccctatttactGCTTTGGAAGCACAAGCCTGAAGATGGGAGGttcgatcggggaaaatcgttATTTTGATCGGAAAGCCTTtttagctacgtgtgaaacgtagtcgccatgtttggtcattcacatgatggaagtagacacgatccttaagtgcctaagtttccaaaaacaaagcagaattgaatgttttctttaactgcaaaccAATGAAAATGACACAAAATGGGCTgcaatttgttttattattattattattttaaataaatttcttgagaaatgaaaagttttgttcttaaaactttattttatcctcattgccttggacgcacatgtgctaaaaacttttcaactgaattgtagtttcatgaagatttattatttttatatgcttttcgtgttacaaattcaaaaaattatttcttatttttgggcgtagacgccatatttggtcgttCCCGAGACGGAtgtacacaagactttttcagtgcctaagttcccgaaaacggcggcattggatgtttattgcaatgcaaactattgaaaacaacgcaaaatatGCCTCCCCTCCCGATAATTCGTAATTATGTtctagaaaaatgcaaaattttatcttcagaacataATTTTATTCCAGCtgatttagacgcttatgtgctaaaaactgactattttgtctgaATTGTAGTTTTTtgaggattattaattatttatatcttCTTTTATGctgcaaattcaaaaattatcttaaatttttcacttactcgccatatttggtcgtttgcacgatggaagtagacgtaaacttccaaaaaccgaattggatgtttatctcaatgtaaactattaaaaacaacataaaatgtgcaaaaaattatgaaattttcaaaattaacaattacTTTCTAGAAAagcaaatttgaagttttaatgtAAGCATACTTTTCTATgcgaaagaagaaataaaaatgcttattggcattggcctatgatcgacggatgttgatttttgttattatgcattatatggtacgccgatcgatgcaacaagttaatcatatttatgcTGAAAATTAGCTgtgtattttgctcaatatgttttgtgttatatactaataagaaaataaaaagaaatattgtaaatcaaaagcggatgctaaaagattgatgcgcgactacagcaaaacgctaatattacGCATGGTATGTGGCATCAatgaaacgctaaaataagttgaaagtactttcttttcaaaatgtaataAACGAAATAAAACAATTGTGagcaaaatggttttaaaaaatttaaattttgagggagaaaagaaggaaaaaagaaatccaagattttttttttttaaatctaaagggagaagtttcagttctttcgcATTCCTacctaaaacaattttaattattatgaaaatattgctatttaaacttaattttgaatgaagcgagtaatctggaattttctaaaaaacaaccggAAAAGTCGGGGATTATTTTTTAGCcgcaagtgtatgaaccctgcttTGTTGTAATAAAAGTTGTCTTTTTATGATAAAGAGTGCGTGTTTCCTCAACCAGCAACTACCTCTTTTCCCACTGAAGTTTACAGTATACATTGGTGCGAACCATAGAGCTAAAATGTAACTAGAGCGCGAGCTAAGGTATTATTTTGGCTGTACGCATGGAAGTAGTTCTGATCATTACTTCTTGGTGAGCGAAACGTTTTATAGCTCGCACACTGAGTTGAAAACATTCATTAATTTCCCGACAATGTGGCGAGAAAGATGCCAAATACCCCCTCCTCTTATTGGGTCACTATTTTCTTTTCATGTTAACAGCTAATTTTTGCCGCATCTGGATGATGAAGCGCTCCCTCTAGTTGTTTACTACAGtaacctctcacttatacgcgaccaaaggggacaaggaaattttcgcgcacaactgagattcgcgcataagtgaaaaccccaaaaataagcttaaatgtaataaattaacATCAGTTATATTGATACCAATAGTACACTACTAATgctaatgaataaatatgcacataatttccgtttatgcattgtaatttaacaaaaatgtaaaattttttgtgcGTTTTATCAGTTTTCATACACTTTACAGTGTGTAGCATTTAAGCGAATGCCTCAAAACCTAAAAAATGTCGCGTGATCAGAGCTATAGTCTACGAGGATGCAAAAGATCCTCGATAGACTGCGTTAATGCTTACCGCTTGACCACGACGTTTTAGTGACGTCAACCTTTTCGTACATAAGCCATTCTTTCTTCTTGATGTCAATCAAaagactaattccacccccaATTGCGCACTTGTGCGAAAAAGAACGCGATCTTGGAAGAATCCGAACAATGGAATGAAGGCGCGAGGCGCGTGAATGCATTCCAAGAGacagaacaagaagggtacaaatcttccgataagcaaagcgtaaATACGCGATTTAACtataaaacttgaaaacattttatcgcgcataagtgaaaggtgcattttaggtttcgcgtataaatgaacaagagttaacattgttttcctttaTCGCTGGCCGAGCCtgtgagaaaaacgcgcataacagaggtcgcgtatacgcgagagatcactgtatctCTGTGGTGCCAGCAGGTTTTACGCCAGTGATAggctagagatgagacgggctcgggctctagaaccgaaaataggtttcgggctcgggcgggctcggactcaagcaaagatattcaatcgtcaatctccaaaaaaattcacagaaaataaacattttcctaatatgagaaaatgaaagaaacatataAATAAGTTCAATCATTGTaaaaatttaccccccccccaaaaaaaatcgcttattaaaagtgtttttttgcgattactattgcagtATGTCATAGAGTAATGCAATTGGTGTGGagcattttgataaaatttagaaacttctgctaatgaagaacattttacgtaacatatttcattaacagagagatcatgtcagactgtagaaggctcggtttttggcacaagaaagtttccttcgggcttgGGCGGACTCGGATTTTGGCCCGAGACAATATCACCCGGGCTCGGGCGGGCCTGGGccctcaaaaatgagcccgaactcatctctagaaAGGACACACTGTCGCTTCTATATCTCTATCCGaactacagtaaactctcaaTTATCCGCGGTCCttcacttttaaagaaaaaataaaaattgggtaTTGATTAAATATATGCAGAAAAATGCCTCCattttgtttatctatttatcCATTTTCAATCTATTCTAATCAATTCCTGTTTCTTTCGTTCCCTTCCCTTCCATTGATATCAAACCATGCAAGGTCACCGAAACCGACGCTAATGAGCGACGCAACTATGAGTGATctatttttagcttttacatttttttttctggaattgtGAATAATCGACTTGGAGGCAGATGTTATATCATTGAATATGGGAGAACCCACAaattggtatattgcatgtagttctgctttagccctggcttaaggacGATAACTTAGTGCTGAATATAGCTTAAATGTATGCAagtgttattgattttttaaagctattgcataaactagtatgtttttttaaaacctattttGCGGATTATTCACGAAATTTGATTTACCCGTGGTCACCGTACCAACCTTTTGCGCAAATTATCGAGAATTTACTGTAGAAACTAGTTCTGTTTAGTTTTGAactatgtcctttttttttcaatctaacgGTAATAATTTTCACTCAGTAAcaaatgtttttataatttttcacagGAAGATTTCTCTCCAAACTGAGGTGCTGCTTTAGAATTTTGACCCTCTTCGGGAGTTACCAGAAGTTTTACCAGAGATTatttgaatttattcgaaaagGTTCGCCATTCTTGTCCAACCAAATTGAAAGGTTATTGATGAACACAGTTACAGTTACAGCTAAAGTTTTTCTAAGAGCATCTCTGAGCATCCAACAACATAAACTTTTTTCACTTAAgtggaataaaataattttctaacagCAAGTCTAAACAACCTCTTCTGAcctaaacttttttaaaaaatactcttaagATGAATGGCTAGACACTATATTCAATGGAAATATCGAGAAATAAGCTTTGATCCTCAATAGAACAACGGCTCTCTAAACAAGTACCGAACTGACTAAAATATATAACTTAAGACCAGTAGGTCATTCATTTGTGTCTTATCTCTTTAACATTGGTCAAAATCTCGGTTCATTTCAGTTGAATTACCCTAGTTGCAAGTCAACTCAATGTAATAATAGACTGAACATTTCATTgtggcttctctctctctctcttttcggACATTCATTACaacaaatcaaagttttaaatcaactATTTCAAGTTTGAAACTGAGGACCAACGACTTTTAGCGTATAAGAAGACATACGGCACCAGTACAATATTTAAGTAGTGTGATTTGTCTATCATTTTCTAGGTAGCCATTTTTTCTCATCTTCGAAATATACATTAGAGTTTTTCGAGGTGTTAGCAAATGGCGAATCTTAGTCAGAGTATTTCGTCTCCTACTTCGTCAAGAAATACTAGATGGGAAAACGAATCTCCAAGATCGGATCTTATGCAGACTAGTTTGTCTCCTACTTCTTCAAGGAATTTTAGTTCGAATAATAAATTTCCAAGCTCAAATCTTAAGCAGACTGTATCGTCTCCTACTTCCTCAACGAATACTAATTCAGATGATGTCTGTCCAGACCATGAATCTTCAAGCTCAAATTTTAGGCAtattaatcaaatttatttttctaggAATTTTGCCTCAGCTAATCGCTATCGAGGATCTAATATTAGACACACTAAAtcgctttctttttcttcaagaaatacTACTTCTGATAATGAATCTCCAAACGTAAATGCTAGACAGACTACCTTGCATGCTAGTAATTcaagaaaaactaatttaaatgatGAATCACCAAGCTCTAATCCTACGCAGACTACTTCGCATCCTTTTTCTTCATTGAATACTGATACGGAAAGAGAACCTTCAAGCTCAAACGTAAGGCAGATTAATCAAGTGTATATTCCAAGGAATTCTGTCTCTGATAATCGCTATCGAGGATCGAATTTTAGACACactaattcattttctttttcttcaaggAATACTGATACGCACAGAGAACCCTCAAGCTCAAATTTTCGGCAGATCAATCAATTTCATTCTCCAAGGAATTCTGCCTCAGCTAATCGCTATCGAGGATCTAATTTTAGACACactaattcattttctttttcttcaaggAATACTGATACGCAAAGAGAACCCTCAAGCTCAAATTTTCGGCAGATCAGTCAATTTTATTCTCCAAGGAATTCTGCCTCAGCTAATGGCTATCGAGGATCTAATGTTAGACACACTAAATCGCTTTCTTCTTCTTCAAGAAATACTACTTCTGATAATGAATCTCCAAACGTAAATGCTAGACAGACTACCTTGCATGCTAGTAATTcaagaaaaactaatttaaatgatGAATCACCAAGCTCTAATCCTACGCAGACTACTTCGCATCCTTTTTCTTCATTGAATACTGATACGGAAAGAGAACCTTCAAGCTCAAACGTAAGGCAGATTAATCAAGTGTATATTCCAAGGAATTCTGTCTCTGATAATCGCTATCGAGGATCTAATTTTAGACACactaatgcattttctttttcttcaaggAATACGCAAAGAGAACCTTCAAGCTCAAATTTTCGGCAGATCACTCAGTTTTATTCTCCAAGGAATTCTGCCTCAGATAATCGCTATCGAAGACCCAATTTTAGGCGTACTAATCCATCTTCTTATTCAAGAAATATTACACCGGATAATGAATCTCCAAGCTCAAATGCTAGGCAGACTAACTTGTTTCTTACTCGTACAAGGAATACTAATTCGGAAAATGAACGTCCAAGCTCCAACTTTAGCCAGAATACTTCGTCTCTCAATTTGTCAAGCACTCTTGTTTCAACTGAGGAATTTTCAAGTTCTATATTCTGGCCAGACTAATTCATCTTCGAGGATTTTAGACGTAGCTAATGAGTTTCGAAGCCttaattttaagcaaattaaTCCTTCTCGCACCTTTTCAAGGAATATTGACTAATAATTGACGAATATTGACTGTATCATTttttgaactcaaatttttggaagACTAAGCCGTCTCCTACTTTTTCAAGGAGTACTGATTGGGGTAATTAATCTCCAAGCTCTAAATTTAAGCTGAATAATCCGTCTTATAGCATCTCTAAACTTGAGACCTTACCTTCTCTAGTCTTTTCATTTTCGCTTTTTATTCTCTGTATAGCTTTTCTTAATACGATAAGCatagtcaaaaataaaaactgataaataattttaaatgaaagaataagtaaataattaataaatggaattaATTTCTTGGTTTcatttatgtataaaaagtttgttttctctTGCCTTGATTTTCACAACAACCAACAACACAATTTGATGTGCGTTTTACGCCTACCGGGAAGAATTGCTTAACTTTActgtatttttcattattacttccATTTTGCTGAAAgctcaaaaaattaagaaatacattaacttaaataaatttgttattttgaaacaatcatagttgtttttctgtttttattcgTCTCTAAGTTtgatatagggtaacggcaccagtaacagacatgcttaagacatcgctctgaggttaactcaattttctgagccttttaatttatttatgctttttaaactttttctcatgCAACTGCatttcatctaacgtttggctgcttctggaccCTTTGAATGAGTTAATTAGATTTTTATtcgctcaatttcgaaaaacggtCCGACCCCCAGAACTGATGGTACCCAATAACAGATACGATGAGGAAAGGGTGGGCAATGAACGacattccctttttctcttcaaaatgtgcaattatttttcaattttagaactaaagccttaataTATTCAAGTTAACATGGAATACCGGCAGACATGGGCGCACATATGCAaagttgaaaggggggggggggggctcaaatatttccctcgtggtttagctggatattttccatgtggaaaccgatttcagggcagattagagtcattaaaatttgacatttttaataacgcattcattaatggctggagaaggaatgtttttgcatttttgcaaagaaaaaagtacttaaagcaaggaagttctaatttaaaggggggggggggctcgagccccccccccttatatgggcgcccttgccggCAGACCTCGTgatagctgttcataaccttccaccactgccttgtaaataccaactggctcataaagtTCCCTCTGATAACACGTTATgtctgcaccgtattcatgggccacagcaacatcagttttttacCTGCCTAAAATTCTAATTACTTAAATCCAAACTCATgactgttactggtgccgttaccctattttGTTgggaatttatttcattttaataattctaGGACGTTTCAAAATGTAAGATAACAAGCGCAGGAATTAGGAAAATGTTATAATATAACGAGCAAAGGAAAAGGTTACTCctctatatcgtcgcctcagagcaatagtaagatattttagtgttatttctgggattagatatcttactgcagctctgaggtgacgataaaGTCACCATACTTATCGAGGCATTTGTCCCAGCGGTACATCAAACCATCGAAACCGGTTTGGAAGAAACCATCGTCAAGGTTGTGAAACCACGTCAGGACGACTTGCTGAATCGCTGGGCATCTCTTCTGAAATACTGATTTaagtgtttggaaaaaaaaaaggaaatcactTGGTGCTAGATCGGAGCTGTAAGGAGGGCGATTCAATACCTCCCACCGAAAACGTTATAACAAATCGCGCGTAACTGTGACCGTATGTGGGGGCGgtcacaaacgaaaaaaaaaataccgaaccgttcgaattttaattttaggaccgaAAAATGGCATTAAACGGATCTTTCTAattgaaataattatccgattgtcCTAAAATCAGTCTCATTCAAAAagccgcgaaaaaaaaaaaaaaaaaaaaaactctttggaagattccccccccccccctcctggaaTTGGAGCCAGCCAAATCCCTAAAATCACCTAGAGAAAAGTAAtaggcatttttaagttgaaggaaatcagttttaaatcggaaatttatcgtctgccgcgagctcagttttaattagcgtgaGCAAAATCAttgagaataattttttttctcgattgtggacaaataaaattcttgcttttgttttgacgCTTTACCTGTAATTGGGGAGTCAAAGTTTTCCCTCTTTAGTGATTTTTTTCCGCGATCTGTCgcgaaattttacagattttattttttgttcaagcttgattgttgaactaGCGCCAtttgacctaacttttattttcgaggtagaccgtgaaaAGCCGGGTTACGCAGCGAGttattataataatattaaaataaagaaaagacaAACCTAAAAGTGTTTCGTTCAGAAGCAATTTTGAAttcagtaaatgaaaaaaaaagtcagtcagttattttaaaaaatcaacttttcccTCTCAGCATAAAAAGTTCACATGGAAAGCATGAAAATTTACGAAATTTCAACCTCTGCTGCCTACATTAAGTGTATTAAAGTGCTAAATGAGTAGAAATGGAAGTTTGCATCTGGAACGCAGATAATTtctcggtaactgactgacattctatttaacttaaaaatgacTGCTGTGTATTTAATTacgagccattgtctgtaagaaccaggcagtttacggcatttgtgattgttgacatttttaatttttcttattttcacatatgttgttccttatcatgaatgtaatgtttgtgcaaaatatgagctttgtctgccttaccgtttttgggaaattcaatttttaaattaagggggcgtggcacatttttgcgtgtttttcaaatttgcagattttgaagttcttgttgctttaagcgcccggataatgacatggatttttaaattctataataTTATATGgccttcttagatactattacagctgtcaaatcggtgtcactacgagggcgacggccacaaactccgtttaaaaatgaccgaaaatgaattttcttactacattcaatgccaattttctccaagcgccttcatgatgacaccaacgtttttacataaattcctagctacacttgcatacatcaaaaatatgtaataaaattgctgTCACTATAAGGgagccagaagatattggaacttttatgtgataaattttacaaaaatgcaaatgtttaaagtCTAACTACTACtttcgccctcatagcagagatctgaaactaatcaGGTTTGATAaacaacatgttcgtctaacatgtgaaataaaaaaaatcagtgtcactccaattactttcggaaatataatcattcgaaattagtatgttatggagttatttaaaaaaagacttttctaattcgaatggctttttgcacggtttgttttaaactttaacataaaattacagtagtgacacctaaaattatatgtttctaatgctttttataaaaaaagctttataaaaagcattagaaacatagtaaatcgatataggtacagatggacgtattgtgtaatgtgcattatggctaaaatagtcttactaatattcatattttttcaaccatactaattttttatctgttatttatattgaaaatgcaactatttataacataatgccTTAAAttgtgatgaacataatgtattatatagcgagcattcagaatctgaaacataatttgaggatgacgtagactaaaacaaagaaaacataaaaaatcaaatcacccagtttcagaaagacggtcatctcttactgatatctggtaattttgtagcactaaagcttagGAAAAcgtggtatcccggagaaatagtagaagttgaccatttgctaatctgactacaactagccccctcatagcagagatctgaaagtaattaagtttgataaccaactcgtttgtctaacatttgaactaataaaattagtgtcactgctactacttttggaaatataatcattcgaagtttgTATGTTGTggtgaatttttttcatttattattattatttttaatttttttatttgtttatttatgtattttgttaatttaatcttatcacacccagatagtgttttgaccatatttatttttaatttattacaaagaagcaacgtttaacataaacagctttgggtagtaagagcgtctttatcttgaatagaaaatgctcgttttgatataggtacaggtggatctattgtgcataatatgttaagattatcataccaatactcgccttttttccagtcaaataaatttatttattccaatccttcttgccatgcatttgtcctttacttgcaaatggtcaacttctactatttctccggaaTACCATGTTTTACCAatctttaatgctacaaaattaccagatatcaataagaaatgaccgtctttctgaaactgggttgatttgattttttatgttttcttcgttttagtctacgtcatcctgaaattatgtttcagattctgaattctcgcaatataatacattatgttcatcactatttaagacattatgtgataaataattgcatttttaatataaataacagataaaaaattagtatggttgaaaaaatatgaatattagtacgactattttagccataatgcacattatacaatacgtccatctgtacctatatcgatttactgtgtttctaatgctttttataaagcttgttttataaaaagcattaaaaacatattattttaggtgtcactactgtaattttatgttaaagtttaaaacaaaccgagcaaaaagccattcgaattagaaaagtctttttttaaataactccataacatactaatttcgaatgattatatttccgaaagtaataggagtgacaccgatttttttatttcatatattagacgaacatgttggttatcaaacctaattagtttcagatctctgctatgagggcgagagtagtagttagattttaaacatttgcatttttgtaaaatttatcacataaaagttctaATATCTTCTGgagcccttatagtgacaccaattttattacatatttttgatgtatgcaagtgtagctaggaatttatgtaaaattatgtgtcatcatgaaggcgctttgagaaaattggcattgaatgtagtaagaaaattcattttcggtcatttttaaacgaagtttgtggccgtcgccctcgtagtgacaccgatttgacagctgtaatagtatctaagaagaccacaTAAtagtaaagaatttaaaaatccacaTCATTATACGGGCgtttaaagcaacaagaacttgaaaatctgcaaatttgaaatgaatttcgcaaaaatgtgccacgccccctaaatttaaaaattgaatttcccaaaaacggtaaggcagacaaagctcatattttgcacaaacattacattcatgataaggaacaacatttgcaaagataaagaaaattaaaaatgtcaacaatcacaacctgcctgatccttccAGACAATGACTGTTAAATACTCctgaaaaaatattcatctttttaaCTTCTTAAGTATCATCATATCGGACTCCAGTGTTCCTCGCACCTATCACTATCTGGTATCTGGTTGGATGAGGTCATGAAGACATGTTTTTTGATCCAGGCCAGAAACCGAGTAAACCCTAGTTCAACACTCCCAGAGGTGTTGATTCACTTGCAGGACTTAGTAACAACTACATATTTATCGTGTCACAGTCACCATgaacgaacacggaggatcttcgacgcCTGGCATCGAACCCAAAACCCTTTGGGTATGAGTCCTCCGCCTTGCCGAACAACCCAACTCTTTTAGTTTTAAGAatgataacaaaatattttattgatttttattcattgttGATTTTTCCGTTATTTAGTGATGCTTGAGCCGTTCGAAAAATTCGTCATTTCAAAGCAGCAGACGAAAAACATTTTCTACAGTCAATATAGCATAAGTACAATTTTTCAACCTTGCAACTTTCAGGGGGAAAAGAAAGACTCAGAAATATGGGGAAGTGACTCTAAACAAAGAACATTTCTATAGCGCTACCTGTGATCATAAAGCACGTATTATCATATTGAAATTGTTTATATACAGCGGctaccaaaagtgttcgtacactatg contains:
- the LOC129226978 gene encoding uncharacterized protein DDB_G0287625-like, yielding MANLSQSISSPTSSRNTRWENESPRSDLMQTSLSPTSSRNFSSNNKFPSSNLKQTVSSPTSSTNTNSDDVCPDHESSSSNFRHINQIYFSRNFASANRYRGSNIRHTKSLSFSSRNTTSDNESPNVNARQTTLHASNSRKTNLNDESPSSNPTQTTSHPFSSLNTDTEREPSSSNVRQINQVYIPRNSVSDNRYRGSNFRHTNSFSFSSRNTDTHREPSSSNFRQINQFHSPRNSASANRYRGSNFRHTNSFSFSSRNTDTQREPSSSNFRQISQFYSPRNSASANGYRGSNVRHTKSLSSSSRNTTSDNESPNVNARQTTLHASNSRKTNLNDESPSSNPTQTTSHPFSSLNTDTEREPSSSNVRQINQVYIPRNSVSDNRYRGSNFRHTNAFSFSSRNTQREPSSSNFRQITQFYSPRNSASDNRYRRPNFRRTNPSSYSRNITPDNESPSSNARQTNLFLTRTRNTNSENERPSSNFSQNTSSLNLSSTLVSTEEFSSSIFWPD